The Cryptococcus deuterogattii R265 chromosome 3, complete sequence genome has a segment encoding these proteins:
- a CDS encoding ATP-dependent RNA helicase prh1 produces MTVAASTSSQPPNSAKPEPRVSNFNDSSDDDEVESTPKTEKKKKKKVKDLDVNGVNSPKSPKKRKIGGANGDLGKAKKDGAEARRREAERLLEKRKELPFYQGRRMILEEIMANDTTIILGETGCGKSTQLPQLLRTHPISVNHFSPSLSDRFRKPSIAITQPRRLPAIALANRVSQEMGCQIGGEVGYSVRFEDVTSRETRVRYLTEGVLMRELAGSDPKFPPSKEGPDDLMNGERENGSDSSEGQGLNLLLNYDIVIIDEAHERTLNTDFLCGALKRVQRIRKNIVRLQAEGESQGKEKITGKKKVKELKLVIMSATLDPTKFKTFFGTGRDALLVKGRMYEVATQHVLEPVDDFIEAAARQVMTIHCSPNSPGDILVFMPGSEEIENCVELLKRVSKQLAPGYSALQVLPLYAALPPTAQSKIFVPTPPNTRRIIVATNIAETSMTIPGVAFVIDSGFKKEKEYVFRNAGALEHLRKKGISKASAWQRTGRAGRERAGHCYRLFTQDFFNRMPEFDAPEIQRCNLSSAVLQLIAMGQNPFDFEYIDNPGRDSILAAFQELVGLSALSSPTTITPLGLQMLRFPLDPPHARILLAAFEYGCPNEIIDIISLVNAGGNVFIDRPNDREEAAQARQKFIHREGDHLTMMNVFRAYIELKESRASSHSNFSSQSLVGWCKDNHVNSKTLAQALKVRDQLRELSERLGKDWKSSCGSEWGMVGKSLLQGLFMNTAVIQADGSYRQTAGSLTVKIHPSSVLMSKKVPAILYDELTITTAFYARNVSAFEQHWLTEVPCYAKAGTSVAAPVGKGSL; encoded by the exons ATGACTGTAGCTGCTAGCACAAGCAGCCAGCCACCGAACTCCGCTAAGCCCGAGCCTAGAGTGTCAAATTTCAATGACTCTTCAGACGACGATGAGGTTGAATCCACACCAAAGaccgaaaaaaagaaaaagaagaaggtcaaggatCTGGATGTCAATGGGGTAAATTCCCCTAAAAGCCCAAAAAAACGAAAGATTGGCGGGGCAAATGGAGATTTGGgcaaggcgaagaaggacggTGCTGAAgcgaggagaagggaagcgGAACGATTACTGGAGAAGCGTAAGGAACTCCCATTTTACCAAG GGAGACGGATGATCTTGGAAGAAATCATGGCAAATGATACTACAATA ATCCTAGGTGAAACAGGCTGTGGTAAATCCACACAACTTCCCCAACTCCTGCGCACTCACCCAATCTCGGTCAACCATTTCTCGCCTTCTTTGTCGGACCGTTTCCGAAAACCATCCATTGCCATCACCCAACCTCGACGTTTGCCGGCTATCGCATTGGCCAACAGAGTATCTCAGGAAATGGGTTGTCAAATAGGGGGAGAGGTAGGATACAGTGTGAGATTTGAGGATGTCACAAGCCGAGAGACCCGGGTGCGATATTTGACGGAAGGTGTGTTAATGAGGGAGTTAGCAGGGTCGGATCCCAAgtttcctccttccaaagAAGGACCCGACGATTTGATGAACGGGGAACGCGAAAATGGCTCAGATTCATCTGAGGGCCAAGGTCTCAACCTTCTACTCAACTATGACATTGTCATAATCGACGAAGCTCATGAGCGTACACTCAACACTGACTTCCTCTGTGGTGCTTTGAAGAGGGTCCAGCGGATACGTAAAAACATTGTTCGGCTGCAAGCCGAAGGAGAATCCcaggggaaggagaagattacaggcaagaagaaggttaaGGAATTGAAGCTAGTGATCATGAGTGCTACTCTTGATCCCACCAAGTTTAAGACATTCTTTGGAAC CGGCCGAGATGCGCTTTTAGTTAAGGGTCGAATGTACGAAGTGGCTACACAGCATGTACTCGAGCCTGTGGACGACTTTATCGAAGCCGCTGCTCGACAAGTCATGACAATACATTGCTCTCCAAATAGTCCTGGTGACATACTGGTATTTATGCCGG GCTctgaggagattgagaattGTGTAGAGCTTCTCAAACGAGTTTCCAAGCAGCTTGCTCCTGGTTATTCTGCCCTTCaggttcttcctctgtaCGCCGCCTTACCGCCGACTGCGCAATCCAAGATCTTTGTTCCCACACCTCCCAACACAAGACGTATCATCGTAGCAACCAACATTGCCGAAACATCTATGACCATACCAGGTGTAGCATTTGTGATTGACAGTGGTTttaagaaggaaaaggaataTGTGTTTAGAAACGCTGGAGCTTTGGAACActtgagaaagaagggaatcAGTAAGGCTTCAGCATGGCAGAGGACTGGTCGAGCTGGACGAGAG AGAGCTGGGCATTGTTATCGTCTTTTCACCCAAGATTTCTTCAACAGGATGCCTGAATTCGACGCTCCCGAAATCCAAAGATGTAACTTATCATCAGCTGTTTTGCAACTCATAGCAATGGGACAAAATCCCTTTGACTTTGAATATATTGATAACCCCGGTCGTGATTCCA TCCTTGCGGCATTCCAAGAGCTTGTCGGCCTTTCcgctctttcttctcctacAACCATAACGCCTCTCGGTCTGCAAATGCTCCGATTCCCGCTCGACCCTCCTCACGCCCGTATCCTCCTTGCTGCCTTTGAGTATGGATGTCCCAACGAAATCATTgacatcatctcccttGTGAATGCTGGCGGTAATGTATTTATCGATCGGCCTAACGacagggaagaagctgcgCAGGCGCGACAAAAGTTTATTCATCGCGAAGGTGATCacttgacgatgatgaatgtTTTCAGGGCGTACATTGAGTTGAAGGAATCTAGGGCTTCTTCTCACAGCAACTTTTCCTCGCAGAGTTTAGTTGGCTGGTGTAAGGACAACCATGTCAACTCAAAAACCCTCGCTCAGGCGCTCAAGGTTCGCGATCAGCTCCGAGAGTTATCTGAGAGACTGGGGAAGGATTGGAAATCGAGTTGTGGGAGTGAATGGGGGATGGTTGGGAAGTCTTTGCTGCAAGGTTTGTTCATGAACACTGCGGTAATTCAAGCGGATGGCAGCTACAGACAGACAGCGGGTAGTTTG ACCGTTAAGATCCATCCTTCAAGTGTACTGATGAGCAAAAAAGTGCCTGCAATTTTATATGATGAACTC ACTATTACCACTGCGTTTTACGCTCGAAACGTCTCTGCTTTTGAACAACATTGGCTTACAGAGGTACCGTGTTATGCGAAAGCTGGTACTAGTGTAGCTGCGCCCGTCGGAAAGGGCAGTCTGTAA